From Geoalkalibacter sp., the proteins below share one genomic window:
- a CDS encoding CcdB family protein gives MPRFDVYPNSEGEGFLLDVQADLLGHLNTRLVVPLLPLSRAPQPARHLNPVFDIAGECLVMTTQFMAAVPARLLQTPIGNLQARRQEIVAAIDFLLQGF, from the coding sequence ATGCCGCGTTTCGATGTCTATCCAAACAGCGAGGGTGAAGGCTTTCTTCTTGATGTGCAGGCCGACCTCCTTGGCCACCTGAACACCAGGCTGGTTGTGCCTTTGCTGCCCCTGTCGCGCGCCCCGCAACCCGCGCGGCATCTCAACCCCGTCTTTGACATCGCCGGGGAGTGTCTGGTCATGACCACCCAGTTCATGGCCGCCGTCCCTGCGCGTCTACTGCAAACCCCCATCGGCAATCTTCAGGCACGACGCCAAGAAATCGTCGCAGCCATCGACTTCCTCCTGCAAGGTTTCTGA
- a CDS encoding NUDIX hydrolase → MPRMVEKIFEGRIVSLNLEEHELPDGRRAVFEMVRHPGGAAILPLLDDGRVLLIRQFRPAGGGMVWEIPAGRLEPGESPEDCVRREIQEELGYRAGQVDQLGEMLTAVGFCDEIVHLYLGRALEPVERALEPDEYIEVVPMPYAEALSLVTQGEIPDGKTQLALLLAQQKGWVKAP, encoded by the coding sequence ATGCCGCGCATGGTCGAAAAAATTTTTGAAGGCCGCATTGTTTCTCTAAATCTGGAAGAGCACGAGTTGCCCGACGGGCGGCGCGCGGTGTTCGAGATGGTGCGCCACCCCGGCGGCGCGGCGATTCTGCCGCTGCTCGATGATGGACGGGTGCTGCTCATTCGCCAGTTTCGCCCGGCCGGAGGCGGCATGGTGTGGGAAATTCCCGCCGGGCGGCTGGAACCCGGTGAAAGCCCGGAGGACTGCGTGCGCCGCGAGATTCAGGAAGAGCTCGGCTATCGCGCCGGACAGGTCGATCAGCTTGGTGAAATGCTCACCGCCGTCGGATTTTGCGACGAGATCGTGCATCTGTACCTGGGCCGGGCACTGGAGCCCGTGGAGCGCGCCCTGGAGCCCGATGAATACATCGAGGTGGTGCCCATGCCTTACGCCGAAGCGCTGAGTCTGGTGACGCAGGGCGAGATTCCCGACGGCAAGACCCAGTTGGCCCTGCTGCTGGCCCAACAGAAAGGCTGGGTGAAGGCGCCATGA
- the nudC gene encoding NAD(+) diphosphatase translates to MTPIPDTYASPLHLPFNSTCLGDFTPAGAHGDPGGEGLWLALRGTELLLRESEGGLSLPDRAHPILDVSAAVFLGCWRNQVLRAVHLPRDFAPPEGFLLENLLANQPRMDICQLSLGGLAAQALHWEANSRFCSRCGAQTQPQPGEWGKKCVSCGYVHYPHIHPCVIVIVRRPGEVLLIRKAIWPQGRYSLVAGFLDFGECLEEAVAREVEEETGVRVTNIRYIGSQGWPFPSQLMAGFVADYVEGEVRVQESELEDACWFPVDALPTLPPKRSIARYLIDHYAG, encoded by the coding sequence ATGACTCCCATCCCCGATACTTACGCCTCGCCCCTGCACCTGCCCTTCAACAGCACCTGTCTCGGCGATTTCACGCCCGCCGGTGCGCACGGCGATCCCGGCGGCGAGGGCTTGTGGCTCGCCCTGCGCGGCACCGAGCTGCTGCTGCGCGAAAGTGAAGGCGGCCTGAGCCTGCCCGATCGCGCCCATCCCATTCTCGACGTCTCGGCGGCCGTGTTTCTGGGGTGCTGGCGCAATCAGGTGCTGCGCGCCGTGCACCTCCCGCGCGACTTTGCCCCGCCCGAGGGCTTTCTCCTGGAAAACCTCCTCGCCAACCAGCCGCGCATGGACATCTGTCAGCTGAGTCTCGGCGGTCTGGCCGCCCAGGCCCTGCACTGGGAGGCGAACAGCCGCTTTTGTTCGCGCTGCGGCGCCCAGACCCAGCCTCAGCCCGGCGAGTGGGGCAAGAAATGCGTAAGCTGCGGTTACGTGCACTATCCCCACATCCATCCCTGCGTGATCGTCATCGTGCGCCGTCCGGGCGAGGTGCTGCTGATCCGCAAGGCCATCTGGCCGCAGGGACGCTACAGCCTGGTGGCGGGCTTTCTCGATTTCGGCGAGTGCCTGGAAGAAGCCGTGGCGCGCGAGGTGGAGGAGGAAACCGGCGTGCGGGTCACCAACATCCGTTACATCGGCAGCCAGGGCTGGCCCTTTCCCAGCCAGCTCATGGCCGGTTTTGTCGCCGACTACGTCGAGGGCGAGGTGCGGGTGCAAGAATCGGAACTTGAGGATGCCTGCTGGTTTCCCGTCGACGCCCTGCCCACCCTGCCACCCAAGCGCAGCATTGCCAGGTATTTGATCGATCATTACGCCGGATAA
- a CDS encoding type II toxin-antitoxin system RelE/ParE family toxin: MYTIVTPEQFLRQARKFFRKHPELKSRFIGVVEALQTDPFQAPLALHPLTGKLAGLHAVRLTYSYRITLTLLVSDREIILIDIGSHDEVYRA, from the coding sequence GTGTACACGATTGTGACGCCGGAGCAATTCCTTCGCCAGGCCCGCAAATTTTTTCGGAAACACCCCGAATTGAAATCTCGATTTATCGGGGTCGTCGAAGCTCTGCAAACCGACCCGTTTCAAGCGCCTCTTGCGCTGCATCCGCTGACGGGGAAGCTCGCCGGGCTCCATGCCGTGCGCTTGACGTACAGTTATCGGATCACTCTGACTTTGCTGGTTTCGGACCGAGAAATCATCCTGATCGACATCGGCAGTCATGACGAGGTCTATCGAGCCTAG
- a CDS encoding prevent-host-death protein translates to MNSIPAQEIKRRGLKAVDDLLEKGDVHVIRNNRPEYVVLTEARYQELVAEAHEAYLARVRTSLEDVKEGRVQKFATADALLRALDAEE, encoded by the coding sequence ATGAATTCCATTCCAGCTCAAGAGATCAAAAGACGTGGCTTGAAAGCCGTGGACGACCTTCTGGAAAAGGGAGATGTCCACGTGATCCGCAACAATCGTCCGGAGTATGTTGTGCTGACCGAAGCGCGCTATCAGGAATTGGTGGCGGAGGCGCACGAAGCTTATCTGGCGCGAGTGCGGACGTCCCTTGAGGACGTCAAGGAAGGCAGAGTTCAAAAATTTGCCACGGCCGATGCTCTGCTGCGCGCTCTCGACGCGGAGGAGTGA
- a CDS encoding alpha/beta fold hydrolase encodes MHTTIDGIRIAYIDEGSGPAVILLHGFPLCRAMWQPQVEALTGAGFRVIAPDLRGFGESDAPAEGYSMDRFADDVAELMTKLGIGRAVVGGMSMGGYILLNLLDRHPEKIAGAAFLLTRCGADDAAGKARRKDLAEAVRAGRRGTVENAFTDMLFAPRTAQARPELVEEVRSWMRAASDNGMAGALLAMGERPDYCGRLGEFHTPALVMGADADRIVPPETIGPFAAALPLSSSCIIPEAGHMANREAPQAFNACLLKFVRLCSQPLEVRGEDRGGV; translated from the coding sequence ATGCACACGACAATCGACGGAATTCGCATCGCCTACATCGACGAAGGATCCGGCCCGGCGGTGATTTTGCTGCATGGCTTTCCCTTGTGTCGCGCCATGTGGCAGCCGCAAGTGGAAGCGTTGACGGGGGCCGGCTTTCGCGTGATCGCGCCGGATCTGCGCGGGTTCGGCGAGAGCGACGCGCCGGCTGAGGGCTATTCCATGGACCGCTTCGCCGACGATGTGGCCGAGCTGATGACAAAATTGGGCATCGGGCGGGCGGTGGTGGGCGGCATGTCCATGGGCGGCTACATCTTGCTCAACCTGCTCGATCGCCACCCGGAAAAGATCGCGGGCGCCGCCTTTCTGCTGACGCGCTGCGGCGCCGACGACGCGGCCGGCAAGGCGCGGCGCAAGGATTTGGCCGAAGCCGTTCGCGCGGGACGCCGCGGGACCGTGGAAAACGCGTTTACTGACATGCTGTTCGCCCCCCGGACGGCCCAGGCCCGGCCGGAACTGGTGGAAGAGGTCAGAAGCTGGATGCGCGCGGCCTCCGACAACGGCATGGCGGGGGCGTTGCTGGCCATGGGCGAGCGCCCCGACTACTGCGGACGGCTTGGTGAATTCCACACGCCGGCCCTGGTCATGGGCGCCGACGCCGACCGCATCGTTCCGCCCGAAACCATCGGCCCCTTTGCCGCCGCCCTGCCCCTGTCGAGCAGTTGCATCATCCCCGAGGCGGGCCACATGGCCAACCGGGAAGCGCCCCAGGCCTTCAACGCCTGCCTGCTCAAGTTCGTGCGGCTGTGCAGTCAGCCCCTTGAGGTACGCGGGGAAGATCGCGGCGGTGTCTGA
- a CDS encoding cytochrome b5 domain-containing protein — MTLEELANFDGRDGRKPYVAVGGKVYDVSTSPLWEQGDHQGLHQAGADLTAELATAPHVRAVVERFPVVGTIEEPDPPKKKGLFGFLKK, encoded by the coding sequence ATGACCCTGGAGGAACTCGCGAATTTCGATGGCCGCGATGGGCGCAAGCCCTACGTGGCCGTCGGCGGAAAGGTCTATGATGTCAGCACCAGCCCCCTATGGGAGCAAGGCGATCACCAGGGTTTGCATCAGGCGGGGGCTGATTTGACCGCGGAATTGGCCACGGCGCCCCATGTGCGGGCGGTGGTGGAACGCTTTCCCGTGGTGGGAACCATCGAGGAACCCGATCCGCCCAAGAAAAAAGGGTTGTTTGGATTTTTGAAGAAGTAG
- a CDS encoding type II toxin-antitoxin system CcdA family antitoxin — protein MGTLEHSSRAQRRATNVSISAEILAEARDLKVNVSRAAEEGLTRAIAARRAEVWLEENKAAMESSNAYVEEHGLPLGKYRRF, from the coding sequence ATGGGTACTCTTGAGCATTCGTCGCGCGCCCAACGCCGCGCCACCAATGTGTCGATCAGCGCCGAAATCTTGGCCGAAGCCCGAGATCTCAAGGTCAATGTCTCACGCGCGGCCGAGGAGGGCTTGACCCGCGCCATTGCAGCGCGGCGCGCCGAAGTGTGGCTGGAGGAAAACAAGGCCGCGATGGAAAGCTCCAATGCTTACGTCGAGGAGCACGGCTTGCCTCTGGGGAAATACCGGAGATTTTGA